AGTGGAAGATAAGGTTAAGGCGTTTCTTACATTAGATGAAGAAAATGCACGCAAAAAAGCAAAGCAATTAGATGAATCGGTTACAGAAGAAAATAGCGGAAATGTTTTATTCGGAATGCCAATCGGTGTGAAGGACAACATCGTCACAAAGAATCTTCGTACAACCTGCGGAAGTAAAATCCTTGAAAATTTTGACCCGATTTATGACGCAACAGTCGTTCAAAAACTTCAGCAAGCTGAAACCATTACTATTGGGAAATTAAACATGGATGAATTTGCAATGGGTTCTTCAAATGAAAACTCTGCCTATCAAGCAACACGTAATCCATGGAATCTTGATCATGTTCCAGGCGGCTCTTCAGGCGGCTCTGCTGCAGCTGTAGCAGCTGGTGAAGTTCCCTTTTCCCTAGGCTCTGATACAGGCGGTTCAATTCGTCAGCCAGCCGCGTACTGTGGTGTAGTCGGCCTAAAACCTACTTACGGCCGTGTATCACGTTTTGGTCTAGTTGCATTCGCTTCTTCTCTTGACCAAATTGGCCCGGTTACCAGAACAGTTGAAGATAATGCTTACTTACTGCAAGCAATATCCGGTGTTGATCCAATGGACTCTACATCAGCGAACGTAAATGTACCCAATTTTTTAAGCGCGTTAACGGGAGACGTTAAAGGCTTGAAAATTGCGGTTCCAAAGGAATACTTAGGTGCTGGTGTAAGTGATGAGGTACGCAATTCAGTTCATGACGCTTTGAAAGTACTTGAACAATTGGGAGCGGAGTGGGAAGAAGTATCATTGCCGCATTCAAAATATGCACTTGCTGCGTATTATCTGTTGTCATCTTCAGAAGCTTCTGCCAACCTATCCCGCTTTGATGGTGTTCGATATGGTTACAGAACAGATAATGCGGCTAATTTATTAGAAATGTACAAGCAGACTCGTGCGGAGGGCTTTGGTGACGAAGTAAAACGCCGGATTATGCTTGGAACATTCTCATTAAGTTCTGGTTACTATGATGCCTATTATAAAAAGGCGCAAAAAGTTCGTACATTAATTAAGCAAGACTTTGATGATGTCTTCCAAAAGTATGATGTTATTATTGGACCAACAACGCCTACACATGCATTTAAAATTGGTGAAAAAATTGACGATCCATTAACGATGTATGCCAATGATATCTTAACCATACCTGTAAATCTTGCAGGAGTTCCAGGAATCTCCGTGCCATGCGGATTCTCTAAGGAAGGTCTGCCGCTTGGTTTGCAAATTATCGGTAAACACTTTGATGAGAGTACGGTATACCGCACAGCTCATGCCTTTGAACAGGCAACGGCTTATCATAAACAATTTCCAACACTGTAAGGGGTGAATATCATGACATTTGAAACCGTAATCGGCCTTGAGGTACACGTAGAGCTTAAAACAGATTCGAAAATTTTCTCGTCTAGTCCAAACCATTTTGGAGCAGAACCTAATACTAATACCAGCGTGATTGACCTTGGATATCCAGGTGTTTTGCCTGTATTGAACAAAAAAGTCGTGGATTACGCCATGAAAGCCTCGCTTGCTTTAAATTGTGAAGTGGCAGAAGTGACTAAATTTGACCGGAAGAACTATTTTTATCCGGATAATCCCAAAGCGTATCAAATCTCTCAATTTGATAAACCAATTGGTGAGAATGGCTGGGTAGAAATTGAAGTGAATGGCGTTAAAAAGAAAATAGGTATTACCCGGATTCACATGGAAGAAGACGCAGGAAAGCTATCACATACTTTCACCGGCTCACTTTGTGATTATAATCGTCAAGGTACACCGCTGATTGAAATCGTGTCGGAACCCGATATTACTTCTCCTGAAGAAGCTTACGCATATTTAGAAAAAGTAAAATCAATCATTCAATATACTGGAGTGTCTGATTGTAAAATGGAAGAGGGATCATTACGTTGTGATGCGAATATCTCTCTTCGTCCTGCTGGACAAAAGGAATTTGGTACGAAAACGGAGCTCAAAAACTTGAACTCTTTCAACTTTGTTCGAAAAGGTCTTGAACACGAAGAAATTCGTCAGGCTGATATTCTTGAGTCAGGTGGAATTATTGAACAAGAAACACGCAGATTTGATGAAGCAACCGGGAAAACCATTCTAATGCGCGTTAAAGAAGGTTCAGATGATTATCGTTATTTCCCTGAACCCGATTTACTCGATATATACATTGATGAAGAATGGAAAGCGAGAATTCAAGCTGAGATTCCAGAGCTGCCGGATGCTCGGAAGAAACGTTATGTAGAAGAGTTCGGTCTTCCTGCTTATGATGCTGCTGTTTTAACTGTGTCAAAAGAAATGGCTGATTTCTTTGAAGCAGCTGTTTCAGCCGGCGCAGATGCTAAACAGGCTTCCAATTGGATTATGGGTGAATTATCAGCTTATCTAAATGCTGAAGGAAAAGAGCTTCATGATCTTGCTCTTACGGCAGAAGGACTTGCTGGGATGATTAAGCTGATTGAAAATGGAACCATTTCTTCTAAAATAGCTAAGAAAGTATTTAAGGAATTAGCTGAACATGGCGGCGATGCTGAAACGATTGTAAAAGAAAAAGGTCTTGTTCAAATTTCTGATGAAGGTGCTTTATTGAAAGCAGTAAGTGAAGCACTTGATAATAATCCACAGTCTATTGAAGATTTCAAGGCTGGGAAACAAAAAGCAATTGGCTTCCTTGTCGGCCAGATTATGAAAGCGACAAAAGGTCAGGCGAATCCACAAATGGTAAATAAGCTACTTGTTGAAGAAATAAATAAACGCTAAACAATGAACAAACTGGCTGTACCTTTTTTAAAGGTACAGCCAGTTTGTAGACAAAAGAGGTTCGGAATGGTTTCATTCCGAACCTCTTTTTGAATTTGAACATATTTCATGGATGTTTTCCTGCTTACCGAGGCAATCATGACTTTTAATAGGCTTACTGTTATTTTATATATTGACATAGTATCCGCTTTTTAAATCACTTGTGTCCTGCTGAATTTGTTCTAGGATAGCCCTTTCAATCGCAAGGCTTTATCCAGATTAACTTTAGAAAGACGGGTGATTGAAGTGGAAGGCGTGAAGACTCCTGCGGGAACAGCGGGACAGGTGAGACCCCGCAGGAGTGTGAGCATTGATGCGGCTCAACGCCCGCCCGCGGAAAGCGAAGCGCCTGGAATGGAAATCAACATCTTGATTTTAAATCTCACCTGAGTTTGTCTACAGTAATGGAGGCTGGGACAAAACCCTGCTCTAAAATGAAAAAAAGCCGGTGAAAATTTTACGATACGTA
The Peribacillus sp. FSL H8-0477 genome window above contains:
- the gatA gene encoding Asp-tRNA(Asn)/Glu-tRNA(Gln) amidotransferase subunit GatA → MSLFEQSISELHKQLHNKEITVTDLVHESYTRINEVEDKVKAFLTLDEENARKKAKQLDESVTEENSGNVLFGMPIGVKDNIVTKNLRTTCGSKILENFDPIYDATVVQKLQQAETITIGKLNMDEFAMGSSNENSAYQATRNPWNLDHVPGGSSGGSAAAVAAGEVPFSLGSDTGGSIRQPAAYCGVVGLKPTYGRVSRFGLVAFASSLDQIGPVTRTVEDNAYLLQAISGVDPMDSTSANVNVPNFLSALTGDVKGLKIAVPKEYLGAGVSDEVRNSVHDALKVLEQLGAEWEEVSLPHSKYALAAYYLLSSSEASANLSRFDGVRYGYRTDNAANLLEMYKQTRAEGFGDEVKRRIMLGTFSLSSGYYDAYYKKAQKVRTLIKQDFDDVFQKYDVIIGPTTPTHAFKIGEKIDDPLTMYANDILTIPVNLAGVPGISVPCGFSKEGLPLGLQIIGKHFDESTVYRTAHAFEQATAYHKQFPTL
- the gatB gene encoding Asp-tRNA(Asn)/Glu-tRNA(Gln) amidotransferase subunit GatB, with protein sequence MTFETVIGLEVHVELKTDSKIFSSSPNHFGAEPNTNTSVIDLGYPGVLPVLNKKVVDYAMKASLALNCEVAEVTKFDRKNYFYPDNPKAYQISQFDKPIGENGWVEIEVNGVKKKIGITRIHMEEDAGKLSHTFTGSLCDYNRQGTPLIEIVSEPDITSPEEAYAYLEKVKSIIQYTGVSDCKMEEGSLRCDANISLRPAGQKEFGTKTELKNLNSFNFVRKGLEHEEIRQADILESGGIIEQETRRFDEATGKTILMRVKEGSDDYRYFPEPDLLDIYIDEEWKARIQAEIPELPDARKKRYVEEFGLPAYDAAVLTVSKEMADFFEAAVSAGADAKQASNWIMGELSAYLNAEGKELHDLALTAEGLAGMIKLIENGTISSKIAKKVFKELAEHGGDAETIVKEKGLVQISDEGALLKAVSEALDNNPQSIEDFKAGKQKAIGFLVGQIMKATKGQANPQMVNKLLVEEINKR